The following coding sequences are from one Elusimicrobium minutum Pei191 window:
- a CDS encoding DUF885 family protein, producing the protein MKKIFYFCVLFFLGAPLFAADLDKEINSMMGKYALFEITNSYMVMLETLYPERATRAGFEIANTMLDERSQKADGQRRDALAQIKVKLSKVKKKKLTHSEKTDYEIISRTLAFDNYLLNKRLFETSPLYYLEAQDAVYDIMLKQINSIRQFKEVQPRLTKLPDVFIAGVNNIPSASKTESALAINKAYAAYTSISDYEDFLKKNADDAVDRTKLQLLLNAKKAALREFFNYIKALNENAKKVTNKNDSDYRILLKNSLHLDKTPEELTKTAEAAIKKSKSNLILMISAITGKEKAEIKDFYNIEAKDKTAPDYPYLLKTVGDEIENANKAMKGVLPASEMRVFVNHMPQYPSFLNPVYMFLPPYGIEHNLIGTLFIYTPQDNPRARTSHINKNFNMSRIKMLVTESVVPGRQMFYSYSYDTKPIRRILASNAMVDGWAVYAKHLAFEVGYLSSKEDALYLSYEDYARAVKALADIKYNTKQLDYDETALFIVSQGIKKEEAEIMTRQIAFNPGQVVAELAAYEEIKRQRSKYETIFGKDFSLASFHNKIFTIGKIPLSMLDSELMEEYKKEKRPGLKVYKPTADL; encoded by the coding sequence ATGAAAAAGATTTTTTATTTTTGTGTTTTATTTTTTTTAGGGGCTCCTTTGTTTGCCGCTGATTTGGATAAAGAGATAAACAGCATGATGGGCAAATACGCTCTTTTTGAAATAACTAATTCTTATATGGTCATGTTGGAAACGCTTTACCCTGAAAGAGCTACCAGGGCAGGTTTTGAAATAGCCAATACTATGCTTGATGAAAGAAGCCAAAAAGCAGACGGACAGAGACGTGACGCCTTAGCCCAGATAAAAGTAAAATTAAGCAAAGTTAAAAAGAAAAAATTAACCCATTCCGAAAAAACGGACTATGAAATTATTTCAAGAACATTGGCTTTTGACAACTACCTTTTAAATAAAAGACTTTTCGAAACAAGCCCCCTTTATTATCTTGAGGCGCAGGACGCTGTTTACGACATAATGCTTAAGCAGATTAACTCTATAAGACAGTTTAAAGAAGTTCAACCCAGGCTTACAAAACTGCCCGATGTTTTTATAGCAGGGGTTAACAATATCCCCTCCGCTTCAAAAACAGAGTCCGCTTTGGCAATTAATAAAGCTTACGCCGCTTATACGTCAATATCCGATTATGAAGATTTTTTAAAGAAAAACGCCGACGACGCTGTTGACAGAACTAAGCTCCAGCTTTTATTAAACGCCAAGAAAGCCGCCTTGAGAGAGTTTTTTAACTATATCAAAGCGCTTAACGAAAACGCTAAAAAAGTAACAAACAAAAACGATTCAGACTACAGAATTTTGTTAAAAAACAGCCTGCATTTGGATAAAACGCCCGAGGAACTTACCAAAACAGCTGAAGCCGCAATAAAGAAAAGTAAGAGTAATCTTATTCTTATGATAAGCGCTATAACCGGCAAAGAAAAAGCTGAAATAAAAGATTTTTACAATATTGAAGCAAAAGATAAAACGGCGCCCGATTACCCCTATCTTTTAAAAACGGTGGGAGATGAAATTGAAAACGCCAACAAGGCCATGAAAGGCGTTTTGCCCGCTTCGGAAATGCGTGTGTTTGTTAACCATATGCCGCAGTATCCGTCATTCTTAAACCCGGTATATATGTTTCTGCCTCCTTACGGCATTGAACATAATTTAATAGGGACATTGTTTATTTACACCCCGCAAGATAACCCTAGGGCAAGAACAAGCCATATAAATAAGAACTTTAACATGAGCAGAATAAAAATGCTTGTAACGGAAAGCGTTGTTCCCGGCAGACAAATGTTTTATTCTTATTCCTATGACACAAAACCAATAAGACGTATTTTAGCGTCAAACGCTATGGTTGACGGCTGGGCCGTATATGCAAAACATTTGGCTTTTGAAGTAGGCTATTTAAGTTCTAAGGAAGATGCTTTGTATCTCTCCTATGAAGATTACGCGCGCGCGGTAAAAGCCTTGGCCGATATAAAATATAACACAAAACAGCTTGATTATGATGAAACGGCTTTATTTATAGTTTCCCAGGGTATAAAGAAAGAGGAAGCGGAAATAATGACACGCCAAATAGCTTTTAACCCCGGACAAGTAGTTGCCGAGCTTGCCGCCTATGAGGAAATTAAACGCCAGCGCTCAAAATATGAAACCATATTCGGCAAAGATTTCAGTTTGGCCAGTTTCCATAATAAAATATTTACCATAGGTAAAATACCGCTGTCTATGTTAGATTCAGAACTTATGGAAGAATATAAAAAAGAGAAAAGGCCAGGCTTAAAAGTCTATAAACCAACAGCTGATTTATAA
- the tig gene encoding trigger factor, whose protein sequence is MATFTKAEAGEVKAKQLSKENCEIKLSVEANAKLVNKCFEDALVQVQSRAQMQGFRAGKVPLQLVKQNFPSHIKERAIDFIIRAGVAKALEIEKINPVTVPTLTKADFNALEESKPFSFECLVEVAPEFEPKNYTGIKIAKKADTVTDKEVDARIQEILEHNSRLEEDAEGVITDNVFAVVGYDAIKNGEKDFKLSADSELIDMSAPQTVVGLAEAVKGAKKGDLKEFTAKVGEDDVTFKVTVQEIKKKVLPALDETFAKDMGFDSIDALKTKVKETMEKDAKADSERDVIIQIENQLVEHNSFALPKGLVEEQLNSTVDGFLQRYGGQNAKDIPAAQRKELADRMRENVEKDLRIGYLVHAIAKKENIEANEADWQKELDKSLTENKKEEAARIKGFFKDRKEHILATITERKVFDFLKEKAEIK, encoded by the coding sequence ATGGCTACGTTTACAAAGGCCGAAGCCGGTGAAGTCAAGGCCAAGCAGTTAAGCAAAGAAAATTGTGAAATCAAATTGAGCGTTGAAGCTAACGCTAAACTTGTAAATAAATGTTTTGAAGACGCGCTGGTGCAGGTTCAAAGCCGCGCGCAAATGCAAGGTTTTAGAGCGGGTAAAGTTCCTTTACAGCTTGTAAAACAGAATTTTCCTTCACATATTAAGGAAAGAGCGATAGATTTTATTATAAGAGCCGGCGTTGCCAAAGCTTTGGAAATTGAAAAAATAAACCCCGTAACGGTTCCTACGCTTACTAAAGCCGATTTTAACGCTTTGGAAGAATCCAAGCCCTTCTCTTTTGAATGTTTGGTTGAAGTAGCGCCTGAGTTTGAGCCTAAAAATTACACAGGCATAAAAATCGCCAAAAAGGCGGATACGGTTACCGATAAAGAAGTTGACGCCAGAATTCAAGAAATTCTTGAGCATAATTCCCGCTTGGAAGAAGACGCCGAAGGCGTTATCACGGACAATGTGTTCGCGGTAGTAGGTTATGACGCTATTAAAAACGGCGAAAAAGATTTTAAACTTTCAGCCGACAGTGAGCTTATTGATATGTCCGCCCCGCAGACTGTTGTCGGTTTAGCTGAAGCTGTTAAAGGCGCTAAAAAAGGCGATTTAAAAGAATTTACGGCTAAAGTAGGCGAGGATGACGTTACCTTTAAAGTAACAGTGCAGGAAATCAAAAAGAAAGTGCTTCCCGCGCTTGACGAAACGTTTGCCAAAGACATGGGTTTTGACTCAATAGACGCGCTTAAAACAAAAGTTAAAGAAACAATGGAAAAAGACGCTAAAGCCGACTCAGAAAGAGATGTCATAATTCAAATTGAAAACCAATTGGTAGAACATAACTCATTTGCGCTTCCCAAAGGTTTAGTTGAAGAGCAGCTTAACTCAACGGTTGACGGTTTCTTACAACGCTACGGCGGACAAAACGCTAAAGACATTCCCGCCGCGCAAAGAAAAGAACTTGCCGACAGAATGAGAGAAAACGTTGAAAAAGATTTAAGGATAGGCTACCTTGTACACGCCATAGCCAAAAAAGAAAATATTGAGGCTAACGAAGCGGACTGGCAAAAAGAACTGGATAAATCCTTAACGGAAAACAAGAAAGAAGAAGCCGCTAGAATCAAAGGGTTTTTCAAAGATAGAAAAGAACATATTCTTGCCACGATTACGGAAAGAAAAGTATTTGATTTCTTAAAAGAAAAAGCCGAAATTAAATAA
- the pyrR gene encoding bifunctional pyr operon transcriptional regulator/uracil phosphoribosyltransferase PyrR, which yields MEKLIKDGEELNRTLDRMAHEILEKHEIDNTLALVGIRTRGIYIARRLMEKIKKITGKDVLYGELDITLYRDDLSQVAEQPVLKATNIPFDITGKTIILTDDVLYTGRTIRSALAALSDFGRPSRIELAVIVDRGHRELPIKADYVGKNLPTAKTEIVHIKLKEYDGEDSITLLVKNND from the coding sequence ATGGAAAAGTTAATTAAAGACGGTGAAGAATTAAACAGAACTTTGGACCGCATGGCGCATGAAATATTAGAAAAGCATGAAATTGACAACACTCTGGCTTTAGTCGGTATACGCACAAGGGGTATTTACATAGCCCGGCGTTTAATGGAAAAAATTAAAAAAATAACGGGTAAAGACGTGCTTTACGGGGAGCTTGATATCACCCTTTACCGCGACGACCTTAGTCAAGTGGCCGAACAACCTGTTTTAAAGGCAACTAATATACCTTTTGATATTACCGGCAAAACAATAATACTTACGGACGATGTTCTTTACACAGGCCGAACAATACGTTCCGCTTTAGCCGCTTTATCGGACTTCGGGCGCCCTTCACGTATTGAACTTGCCGTAATTGTTGACAGAGGGCACAGGGAACTTCCCATTAAAGCAGATTATGTGGGCAAAAACTTACCTACCGCCAAAACGGAAATCGTGCATATAAAACTTAAAGAATACGATGGTGAGGATTCTATAACACTTTTGGTGAAAAATAATGACTAA
- a CDS encoding aspartate carbamoyltransferase catalytic subunit, translating to MTNKFVWTKKDLLGLEYLTAEELSHILETAEGFKEVSTRDIKKVPALRGKTAANLFYEPSTRTRVSFEIAEKRLSCDVVNMDMKASSVLKGETLADTGRNLEALKIDIFVIRHHMAGAPNVLSQFVNASVVNAGDGKHEHPTQALLDIYTLKEKFGSLKGLNVSIIGDISHSRVARSNIWGLTKLGANVTLCAPEIILPHDFKQFGVKITSDLDEALKDAHAINVLRMQFERDNAAAFPSPSQYYKQYGITKDRLKKHKKDIIVMHPGPINRGIEISSDVADGPNSVILDQVTNGIAVRMAVLYLVSTAKRG from the coding sequence ATGACTAATAAATTTGTCTGGACTAAAAAAGACCTTTTGGGTCTTGAATACTTAACCGCTGAGGAACTTTCCCATATACTTGAAACGGCAGAAGGTTTTAAAGAAGTTTCCACCCGCGACATTAAAAAGGTGCCCGCTTTAAGGGGTAAAACCGCGGCTAACTTATTTTACGAGCCTTCCACAAGAACGCGCGTAAGCTTTGAAATTGCAGAAAAAAGGTTATCCTGCGATGTTGTTAATATGGATATGAAGGCCTCAAGCGTGCTTAAAGGGGAAACCCTTGCTGACACGGGGCGCAATTTAGAAGCTTTAAAAATAGATATTTTTGTAATCCGTCACCATATGGCGGGTGCGCCAAATGTTTTAAGCCAATTTGTCAATGCCAGCGTAGTTAACGCGGGGGACGGCAAACACGAACATCCTACTCAGGCATTATTAGATATTTATACTTTAAAAGAAAAGTTTGGCTCTTTAAAGGGCCTCAATGTAAGCATTATAGGCGATATTTCGCATTCAAGGGTAGCCCGCTCAAACATATGGGGGCTTACCAAATTAGGCGCTAATGTAACGCTTTGCGCGCCTGAAATTATATTACCGCACGATTTTAAGCAATTTGGCGTAAAAATAACCAGCGATTTGGACGAGGCCCTAAAAGACGCCCATGCCATTAACGTGCTGAGAATGCAGTTTGAGCGCGATAACGCGGCCGCTTTCCCAAGCCCTTCCCAGTATTATAAACAATACGGAATAACAAAGGATCGCCTTAAAAAACATAAAAAAGACATTATTGTTATGCATCCCGGTCCTATTAACAGGGGCATAGAAATAAGTTCCGATGTGGCCGACGGCCCGAATTCCGTAATTTTAGACCAAGTTACAAACGGTATCGCCGTAAGAATGGCGGTATTATATTTAGTTTCAACGGCAAAAAGAGGGTAA
- a CDS encoding dihydroorotase, with protein sequence MKYLIKNAHVIDPANKIDGLKDILIENGKIAAVENKIEDNAAKIIDAKGLTAMPGFVDMHTHLREPGQEGKETIFTGTKAALKGGFTTVCMMPNTNPAMDSKNNLAIAQDIIRKTANVNVEIMGAITKNRAGKELSNFAELKQAGAIALSDDGSGVEDDAVMQAAFKESVKQDILLISHSEDSKLSAGGVMNEGLISTKLGLKPISNASEYEMVKREIQLAKGLDAKIHIAHVSTKESCEIIAKAKKQGVMVTAEATPHHFTLTDKACESFSGNTKMNPPLRSEADVEALKQALKDGTIDAIATDHAPHAVHEKEVEFDLAYFGIIGLETAFPLAYDVLVKSGLIDMAKLVGLMSLNPSKILGLKKGTLTPGADADITIVDLNKQWVYSKEEVQSLSCNSPFIGKNLQGYIEYTFVGGELKLENGTLKVKDA encoded by the coding sequence ATGAAATATTTAATAAAAAACGCGCATGTGATTGACCCGGCAAATAAAATTGACGGTTTAAAAGATATTCTTATTGAAAACGGCAAAATAGCCGCTGTGGAAAATAAAATTGAGGATAACGCGGCCAAAATAATTGACGCTAAAGGCCTTACCGCCATGCCCGGATTTGTTGATATGCATACCCACTTGCGTGAACCCGGGCAAGAAGGCAAGGAAACAATTTTTACAGGCACAAAAGCTGCTTTAAAAGGCGGTTTTACAACAGTTTGCATGATGCCTAACACCAACCCCGCCATGGACAGCAAAAACAATTTAGCCATAGCGCAAGACATTATTAGAAAAACTGCTAATGTTAATGTTGAAATCATGGGCGCTATTACCAAAAACCGCGCGGGTAAAGAACTTTCTAATTTCGCCGAGCTTAAACAGGCGGGCGCCATAGCTTTGTCAGACGATGGATCAGGTGTTGAGGACGATGCTGTTATGCAGGCCGCCTTTAAAGAATCCGTTAAACAGGATATTCTTTTAATATCCCATTCGGAAGACAGCAAACTTTCAGCCGGCGGGGTTATGAATGAAGGCCTGATATCTACAAAATTAGGGCTAAAACCTATTTCAAACGCTTCAGAATATGAAATGGTTAAGCGTGAAATACAGCTTGCCAAAGGATTGGACGCGAAAATACACATAGCTCATGTTTCAACAAAAGAATCTTGCGAGATTATAGCCAAAGCAAAAAAACAGGGCGTTATGGTAACAGCCGAGGCTACTCCCCACCACTTTACGCTTACGGATAAAGCCTGCGAATCTTTTAGCGGAAACACAAAAATGAACCCGCCATTAAGAAGCGAAGCCGACGTTGAAGCCCTAAAACAAGCTTTAAAAGACGGCACCATCGATGCTATAGCGACAGACCATGCCCCTCACGCCGTGCATGAAAAGGAGGTTGAGTTTGACCTTGCTTATTTTGGCATAATAGGGTTAGAAACGGCCTTTCCTTTAGCCTATGATGTCTTAGTTAAAAGCGGTTTAATAGATATGGCGAAATTAGTTGGGCTTATGTCTTTAAACCCTTCTAAAATTTTGGGTCTTAAAAAAGGCACCTTAACCCCGGGCGCGGACGCGGATATAACCATTGTTGATTTAAACAAACAATGGGTATACAGTAAAGAAGAAGTGCAGTCGTTAAGCTGCAACAGCCCTTTTATAGGCAAAAACCTGCAGGGGTATATTGAATATACTTTTGTGGGAGGGGAGCTTAAACTTGAAAACGGAACACTAAAAGTTAAAGATGCGTAA
- a CDS encoding L,D-transpeptidase family protein has protein sequence MRKERLIYIFIVTFILLCGVLFFALRGNAAGIPLTKEEQENLKKEIPENAVIDKIVILKEKRIMEVSQKEELLKSYKISLGFEPKGHKEQQGDGKTPEGIYKVDGKNPHSRYYKNLGVSYPNDKDRAAAKAKGINPGGDIKIHGIGKDYWHIKENILGDWTLGCIAVTNAEIDEIYNHTPIGITVEIKP, from the coding sequence ATGCGTAAAGAAAGGCTTATCTATATTTTTATTGTAACGTTTATTTTACTTTGCGGCGTTTTGTTTTTTGCGCTGCGCGGTAATGCGGCGGGTATTCCTTTGACAAAAGAAGAACAGGAAAATTTAAAAAAAGAGATACCCGAAAACGCCGTTATAGATAAAATAGTTATTTTAAAAGAAAAACGCATTATGGAAGTTTCCCAAAAGGAAGAACTTCTTAAAAGCTATAAAATATCTTTAGGTTTTGAGCCCAAAGGCCATAAAGAACAACAGGGCGACGGCAAAACCCCCGAAGGTATTTATAAAGTTGACGGCAAAAACCCGCATAGCCGCTATTATAAAAACTTGGGCGTTTCTTACCCTAATGACAAAGACAGGGCCGCAGCCAAAGCAAAAGGCATAAACCCTGGAGGGGATATAAAAATACACGGCATAGGCAAAGATTATTGGCATATAAAAGAAAATATTTTGGGCGACTGGACCCTTGGCTGCATAGCCGTTACCAACGCCGAAATTGATGAAATTTACAATCACACCCCTATAGGGATAACAGTGGAAATAAAACCTTAA
- a CDS encoding dihydroorotate dehydrogenase electron transfer subunit, translating to MKQIKAEVINISEVKPGIFNILMKAPYIAKNAKAGQFVEVLCNNGAAKNCTGGPLLRRPFGVHNAKGENIEILFKVLGKGTEYLSQKKAGDILDVIGPLGNGFDIKEGRLAVIAGGGMGIAPLLFAAKQTKNPLIFLGARNEAELPCKEKFENLGKLILTTDDGSLGEKCFLNIPLERVLKENKNAVIYACGPHPMLKCLADLGVKYGVEVQVSLEEKMACGIGVCQGCPVELKNKDTKYKLVCKDGPVFNAEDVVW from the coding sequence ATGAAACAAATTAAAGCGGAAGTAATTAATATATCAGAAGTAAAACCGGGCATATTTAACATACTTATGAAAGCCCCTTATATAGCTAAAAACGCTAAAGCGGGCCAGTTTGTTGAGGTGCTTTGCAACAACGGCGCTGCCAAAAACTGCACGGGCGGGCCTTTGCTGCGCCGTCCTTTCGGCGTTCATAACGCGAAAGGGGAAAATATAGAAATTTTATTTAAAGTTTTAGGCAAAGGAACTGAGTATCTTAGCCAAAAAAAAGCGGGTGATATTTTAGACGTTATAGGCCCGTTAGGCAACGGTTTTGATATTAAAGAAGGCCGCTTGGCCGTTATAGCGGGCGGCGGTATGGGCATCGCGCCTCTTTTATTTGCCGCTAAACAAACCAAAAACCCTTTAATCTTTTTAGGAGCCAGGAACGAGGCTGAACTTCCCTGCAAAGAAAAATTTGAAAACCTTGGCAAACTTATCTTAACCACGGACGATGGATCTTTGGGCGAAAAATGTTTTTTAAATATTCCTTTAGAACGTGTTTTAAAGGAAAATAAAAATGCTGTTATCTATGCCTGCGGCCCGCACCCGATGCTCAAGTGTTTAGCTGATTTAGGCGTTAAGTACGGCGTTGAGGTGCAAGTTTCTTTAGAGGAAAAAATGGCCTGCGGCATAGGCGTTTGCCAAGGTTGCCCCGTGGAACTTAAAAATAAAGACACTAAATACAAGCTTGTCTGTAAAGACGGCCCTGTATTTAACGCGGAGGACGTTGTATGGTAA
- a CDS encoding dihydroorotate dehydrogenase: MVKINIGGLEFKNPVMTASGTFASGKEYSEFVDLNKLGAVVCKTVTLNQRDGNKPPRIADMPSAMLNSIGLENKGLEYFIENTLPFLKNFDTRTVASIAGNNVEDYTTLAKRLNECKEVHAIEVNMSCPNVVHGQNKGLFSQDEKTTFEIMSAVRKNTNKPIFGKISPMVADITVIAKAIERAGGDAVALINTIPAMGVDLKTRRPLLGNITGGLSGPAVKPVALKLVWDVYKAVKIPVIGMGGIMCAQDALEFILCGATAVQVGTGNFVNPKLTEETALGIEKYFKENNLSGVDDLKGKLNI, translated from the coding sequence ATGGTAAAAATAAATATAGGCGGGCTTGAATTTAAAAACCCCGTTATGACAGCCAGCGGCACTTTCGCGAGCGGGAAAGAGTACTCGGAATTTGTTGATTTAAATAAATTAGGTGCGGTTGTTTGTAAAACTGTAACTTTAAACCAGCGGGACGGCAACAAGCCGCCCAGAATTGCGGACATGCCCTCAGCCATGCTTAACTCCATAGGGCTTGAAAATAAAGGGTTAGAGTATTTTATAGAAAACACACTGCCGTTTTTAAAAAACTTTGATACCAGAACAGTTGCCAGCATAGCGGGCAATAATGTTGAAGATTATACCACTTTGGCAAAACGCCTTAATGAATGCAAAGAAGTGCACGCCATAGAGGTAAATATGTCTTGCCCTAATGTTGTGCACGGGCAAAATAAAGGCCTTTTTAGCCAGGATGAAAAGACAACCTTTGAAATAATGTCGGCCGTGCGCAAAAACACAAATAAACCCATTTTCGGCAAAATATCGCCCATGGTGGCGGATATCACCGTTATAGCCAAAGCTATTGAAAGGGCCGGGGGCGACGCTGTTGCCCTAATAAACACAATTCCCGCCATGGGGGTTGATTTAAAAACCAGACGCCCCTTGCTTGGCAATATAACGGGCGGTTTAAGCGGCCCCGCCGTAAAGCCTGTGGCGTTAAAACTTGTTTGGGACGTGTATAAAGCCGTTAAAATACCCGTTATAGGCATGGGGGGTATAATGTGCGCGCAGGACGCGCTTGAATTTATACTTTGCGGAGCTACCGCCGTGCAGGTTGGCACCGGCAACTTTGTTAACCCAAAGTTAACAGAAGAAACCGCTTTGGGCATTGAAAAATATTTTAAAGAAAATAACCTTAGCGGCGTTGATGATTTAAAAGGCAAACTTAATATATAA
- the pyrF gene encoding orotidine-5'-phosphate decarboxylase, with translation MKPYEKIIVALDVDTEKKALALVKKLKNKAGVFKIGKELFTSAGPGIVKKVQKLGGKVFLDLKFHDIPNTVYKAVASASKLGVYMMTIHTSGGSEMMKAAVKAAEENSTKNKRPIILGVTILTSLDDNALDEIGYKQGAEKMVLHLAKMAKKAGVTGIVSSPKELKKLRKALGPGMVLVTPGIRPVWSAAGDQKRITTPADAVKNGASFMVIGRPITGAKDPAKAAQMISDEIK, from the coding sequence ATGAAACCTTATGAAAAAATAATTGTAGCGCTTGACGTTGATACAGAAAAAAAAGCTTTAGCTTTAGTAAAAAAATTAAAAAATAAAGCGGGCGTGTTTAAAATAGGCAAAGAACTTTTTACCTCAGCGGGGCCGGGTATTGTTAAAAAAGTACAAAAACTTGGCGGCAAAGTATTTTTGGACCTTAAGTTTCATGATATTCCCAACACCGTTTATAAAGCCGTGGCTTCAGCCTCAAAATTAGGCGTGTATATGATGACAATTCACACAAGCGGCGGAAGTGAAATGATGAAAGCCGCTGTAAAGGCGGCGGAAGAAAATTCCACAAAAAACAAACGCCCTATTATCTTAGGCGTTACGATTTTAACCAGTCTTGACGATAATGCCCTTGACGAAATAGGATACAAACAAGGGGCCGAAAAAATGGTTTTACACCTTGCTAAAATGGCAAAAAAAGCGGGAGTAACGGGCATAGTATCTTCGCCAAAAGAACTTAAAAAATTAAGAAAGGCCTTAGGCCCCGGCATGGTTTTGGTAACCCCGGGCATAAGGCCCGTTTGGAGCGCCGCGGGCGACCAAAAACGCATTACCACTCCAGCCGACGCGGTTAAAAACGGCGCCAGCTTTATGGTAATAGGCCGCCCCATAACAGGCGCTAAGGACCCGGCCAAAGCCGCCCAAATGATTTCCGACGAAATTAAATAG
- a CDS encoding M24 family metallopeptidase, translating to MVKTKFNPELIKKLQKAVVKNKLDAYFVTDYKDQLYLTGFKFYPQEAILLVTPKEVYCYTRDLYIIELGQKIPLLKASAPLDYALAAAEQAKKLKLKNVGFDAVKTYYNYGKTFEKFGYKPSAFTPGELREVKEKSELDTMRKANRIAYKTYEYIKKYIKTGMSEFEVAAEIERYMKSQGATALSFESTVCFGVNGTNTHHTPTKDKLKNEQAILLDFGCIYDNYCSDISRSWWHGKKPTAEYKKAWKAVDDARKAGIKAAKPGITGKELDLVPRNVIEKAGFGKYFIHRTGHGIGMQAHEDPNVEPQNNRKFVANNVITIEPGIYYTGHFGIRIEDTVVVTPKGGVILTKK from the coding sequence ATGGTAAAAACAAAATTTAACCCCGAACTTATTAAAAAACTTCAAAAAGCTGTTGTGAAAAACAAATTAGACGCTTATTTTGTAACCGATTATAAGGACCAGCTTTATTTGACCGGTTTTAAATTTTACCCGCAGGAAGCTATTTTACTTGTAACTCCTAAAGAAGTTTATTGTTACACAAGAGATTTATATATTATAGAACTTGGGCAGAAAATACCCCTGTTAAAGGCTTCCGCCCCGTTAGATTACGCTTTGGCGGCAGCCGAACAGGCAAAAAAACTTAAACTTAAAAATGTGGGTTTTGATGCGGTTAAAACATATTATAATTACGGCAAAACATTTGAGAAATTCGGCTACAAACCCTCAGCCTTTACGCCGGGTGAACTACGCGAGGTTAAAGAAAAAAGCGAGCTTGACACAATGCGCAAAGCCAACCGCATAGCTTATAAAACCTATGAATATATTAAAAAATATATTAAAACCGGAATGAGCGAGTTTGAAGTAGCGGCCGAAATTGAACGTTATATGAAATCGCAGGGAGCTACAGCCTTAAGTTTTGAGTCAACAGTGTGCTTTGGCGTTAACGGTACAAACACGCACCACACCCCCACAAAAGACAAATTAAAAAATGAGCAGGCCATATTACTTGATTTCGGCTGTATTTATGATAACTACTGCTCAGATATTTCACGCAGCTGGTGGCACGGCAAAAAACCCACGGCTGAGTATAAAAAGGCCTGGAAAGCGGTTGATGACGCCAGAAAAGCCGGGATAAAAGCGGCTAAACCCGGTATTACCGGTAAAGAGCTTGACCTTGTTCCTAGAAATGTAATTGAAAAAGCAGGTTTTGGCAAATATTTTATACACAGGACAGGCCACGGCATAGGCATGCAGGCGCATGAAGACCCTAACGTGGAACCGCAAAATAACAGGAAATTTGTTGCTAACAACGTAATAACAATTGAGCCCGGTATTTATTACACAGGTCATTTTGGCATACGTATAGAAGATACTGTTGTTGTCACACCTAAAGGCGGCGTAATTCTTACAAAGAAATAA